GGTCCTCGGCGGGCGCGTCGACCGGCTGGCTGTAGCTGGTGTACGGGCCGCCCTCGGGGTCGGAGCCGCCGCCGGCCCGGTGCTTGCCCTTGTCGGCCCCGGCCTTCTCGCCCTTCTTGGCCTTGCCGGCGGGCTTGGTCTTCGGCGTGGTGGCGGTGAGCGTCACGGCCTGCTCGTCGGCCAGTTCCGCGCCCTCGACCTCGGCCACGCGCTTGCGGTTGGTTCCGGCGGTCATGGTGTTGTCCTCCCCTACAACGGGCCCCTGATTCGGGGGAAGTCCAGTGGGTTTTCGATCATTTCGGCGGCCCCCCGCCGACCGAACGGCTCAAGCCTGACACAGATGGACGCACCTGTGCGGTGGAAATTCACGCTGAGCAATCGCATCCCGTCGGGTGGGACGCTCTGACCAGCACGAAGGAGGCGTTTCGACGGGCGTTACCACTCGAACGGGGTAACGTGTTGACACAGAGATGGTGTGCCCGGACCCGCAATAAGAGGACATTCCCGCCGATCGGCCACGTGGAATAGCCACCGTCGGCACCCCTCTCGTCACGGATCGCCACCGCATTCACGGGGCTCGCCCTAAGAGACCGGCGGACGGGCCCCTGGATACGTGTTCCGGCGTGCTCATGATCACGTTCACAGAACTGATGCGTTCCGCAGGACGCACGAAGGCCCGGCCACCGGGACGGCGGCCGGGCCTTCGGGGGACTTGCTTACGAGCAGCGGGCGATGATCAGGTCGCGGACCTTCTTCGCGTCCGCCTGCCCCTTGGTCGCCTTCATGACCGCGCCGACGATCGCGCCGGCCGCCGCCACCTTGCCGTCGCGGATCTTCGCCGCCACGTCCGGCTGCGCCGCCAAGGCCTCGTCCACGGCCTTCTCCAGCGCCGAGTCGTCGGAGACCACCTTCAGCCCGCGGGCTTCGATGACCGCCTCCGGCTCACCCTCGCCGGCCAGCACGCCGGTGACGACCTCGCGGGCGAGCTTGTTGGTCAGCTCGCCGGCGTTCACCAGGGCCACGACCCGGGCGATCTGCGCGGGCGTGATGCCCAGCTCGCCCAGCTCCACCCCGCGGGCGTTGGCCTCCTTGGTCAGGTAGGCCACCCACCACGACCGGGCCTCGGCAGGCGTCGCGCCCGCGTCCACCGTCGCCGCCACCAGGTCCACCGCACCGGCGTTGACCAGGTCGCGCAGCTCGGCGTCGGTCAGGCTCCACTCGGTCTGGATGCGCTTGCGGCGCTCCCAAGGCAGCTCCGGCAGCGTGCCGCGCAGCTCCTCGACCCACTCGCGGGACGGGGCGATCGGCACCAGGTCGGGCTCCGGGAAGTACCGGTAGTCCTCGGCGGTCTCCTTGGTGCGACCGGAGGAGGTGCTGCCGGTCGACTCGTCGAAGTGCCGGGTCTCCTGGGTGACCTTGCCGCCGTTCACCAGCACCGCGGCCTGCCGCGTCATCTCGAACCGCACCGCCCGCTCGACGCTGCGCAGCGAGTTGACGTTCTTGGTCTCGGTGCGGGTGCCGAACTCGGTGGTGCCCTTCGGCATCAGCGACACGTTCGCGTCGCAGCGCAGCGAACCCTGGTCCATGCGCACGTCGGAGACGTCCAGCGCCTTCAGCAGG
This DNA window, taken from Saccharothrix variisporea, encodes the following:
- the gatB gene encoding Asp-tRNA(Asn)/Glu-tRNA(Gln) amidotransferase subunit GatB, with translation MTSVDELMDYAEVVERFDPVLGLEVHVELHTNTKMFCGCANLFGGEPNTHVCPTCLGLPGSLPVVNGKAVESAIRIGLALNCEIAEWCRFARKNYFYPDMPKNFQTSQYDEPIAFNGWLDVTLDDGEVVRVEIERAHMEEDTGKSLHVGGATGRIHGAEHSLLDYNRAGVPLIEIVTRPITGTGERAPEVARAYVTALRDLLKALDVSDVRMDQGSLRCDANVSLMPKGTTEFGTRTETKNVNSLRSVERAVRFEMTRQAAVLVNGGKVTQETRHFDESTGSTSSGRTKETAEDYRYFPEPDLVPIAPSREWVEELRGTLPELPWERRKRIQTEWSLTDAELRDLVNAGAVDLVAATVDAGATPAEARSWWVAYLTKEANARGVELGELGITPAQIARVVALVNAGELTNKLAREVVTGVLAGEGEPEAVIEARGLKVVSDDSALEKAVDEALAAQPDVAAKIRDGKVAAAGAIVGAVMKATKGQADAKKVRDLIIARCS